A single Natranaerobius thermophilus JW/NM-WN-LF DNA region contains:
- a CDS encoding lysylphosphatidylglycerol synthase transmembrane domain-containing protein — protein MKKPFLFIFGILVITLVVVYIGWEEIYLVLNRMEAAQIMIMALLQVFTMSLTTLIWYYLLKQKTNMVSYSKVFSINLAGKFVESVTPSVKVGGEGLKVYLMKKSTALTYQELMAVTVVTKFFSLLPFLVITFITLSYALMFLSLPTIVYLAFIGLVLFFILFFIFFNYSAIYEHFYPKVSGKSFINKPVIEKLLTKCQKVHRFLSQASMESNSLVTRPVQRGLLFCIGALVWASYPLKVYLVATMLGFDINPIIAVIATYTAYLVSMIPLLPGGLATFEGSMALVLTIGGLSSPESLSVALMTRAFTFWLPLIISAFITGYYVRTTGAEASNN, from the coding sequence TTGAAAAAACCTTTTTTGTTCATTTTCGGTATTTTAGTTATTACTTTAGTAGTTGTCTATATAGGTTGGGAAGAGATTTATTTAGTCCTAAATAGAATGGAAGCTGCTCAGATAATGATTATGGCATTACTGCAGGTTTTTACCATGTCATTGACGACTCTCATTTGGTATTATCTATTAAAGCAAAAGACAAATATGGTATCATACAGCAAAGTTTTTTCTATTAATTTGGCAGGTAAGTTTGTGGAGAGTGTAACTCCTTCGGTTAAAGTGGGCGGAGAAGGTTTAAAGGTTTATCTCATGAAAAAGAGTACTGCCTTGACATATCAAGAATTAATGGCTGTAACTGTTGTTACCAAATTTTTCTCTTTACTACCTTTCCTAGTCATTACTTTTATCACTTTGAGTTATGCTTTAATGTTTCTATCTCTTCCTACTATCGTTTATTTAGCTTTTATTGGACTAGTACTGTTTTTTATATTGTTCTTTATATTTTTTAATTACTCAGCCATTTATGAACATTTTTATCCAAAGGTTTCAGGAAAAAGTTTTATTAATAAACCTGTTATTGAGAAATTATTAACTAAATGTCAAAAAGTTCACAGGTTTTTATCCCAGGCTTCTATGGAATCTAATTCTTTAGTAACTCGACCTGTTCAAAGAGGGTTATTGTTTTGTATCGGTGCTCTCGTATGGGCAAGTTATCCACTCAAAGTGTACTTAGTCGCTACAATGCTCGGTTTTGATATAAATCCAATTATAGCGGTTATTGCCACTTATACTGCTTACTTAGTAAGCATGATACCGTTACTTCCCGGAGGTCTTGCTACCTTTGAAGGTAGTATGGCTTTAGTTCTAACTATAGGAGGATTAAGTTCCCCAGAATCTCTTTCCGTAGCATTGATGACTCGAGCATTCACTTTTTGGCTGCCTCTGATTATTTCTGCCTTTATAACCGGGTATTATGTTCGAACTACCGGAGCTGAGGCTAGTAATAACTAA
- a CDS encoding methyltransferase domain-containing protein: protein MKGFFASCEKYGCLFYPAFYIYTRMYREVVRREVELGNITSQDVVLNVGCGAIPFTAIHISQLTGAKVVALDKDPEAVKKARYSLEKFQLNKNIEIYEGDGVEDIPVPFNVAIIALQVDRKSLVYQNLSNQTNGKGRLIFRQPVDKFNQEYGNLSLDLVPDDWVLQNMKTFNYSNLYLTT, encoded by the coding sequence ATGAAAGGTTTTTTTGCATCTTGTGAGAAATATGGTTGTTTATTTTACCCTGCTTTTTATATTTACACACGCATGTATAGGGAAGTAGTTCGTCGTGAGGTAGAGTTAGGAAATATTACTTCTCAAGATGTAGTGTTAAATGTGGGCTGTGGTGCTATACCCTTTACAGCCATTCATATTTCACAACTGACGGGAGCAAAAGTGGTTGCATTAGATAAAGATCCAGAAGCAGTTAAAAAAGCAAGATATTCTTTGGAAAAATTTCAACTCAATAAAAATATTGAGATTTACGAGGGAGATGGAGTAGAAGACATCCCAGTTCCCTTTAATGTTGCTATAATTGCGTTACAAGTAGATAGAAAATCTCTTGTATACCAGAATCTATCCAATCAGACCAATGGAAAAGGAAGATTGATTTTTCGGCAACCAGTGGACAAATTTAATCAAGAATATGGCAATCTTTCCTTAGATTTAGTACCCGATGACTGGGTATTGCAAAATATGAAGACATTTAACTATTCGAATCTCTACCTAACTACTTAA
- a CDS encoding FeoA family protein has translation MAVYIEGYLQDSQTNSYQHKSVDQLLKEEEGIIMETPGDTLLASLGLRKGKKVTVKAKQVCNGPVICSVDGRNIALSRDIACNILVNCNR, from the coding sequence ATGGCCGTATATATTGAGGGGTATTTACAAGATTCACAAACTAATAGTTATCAGCATAAATCAGTAGATCAACTGTTAAAGGAAGAGGAAGGTATCATTATGGAAACCCCTGGGGATACGCTGTTAGCTTCTTTAGGCCTAAGGAAAGGAAAAAAGGTAACTGTAAAGGCAAAACAAGTATGTAATGGACCAGTTATCTGTTCTGTAGATGGAAGAAATATTGCACTCAGTAGAGATATAGCCTGTAATATTCTAGTTAATTGCAATAGATAA
- a CDS encoding cell wall hydrolase: protein MYFSKGHLGFSKLSRILGISLLALAISLTFISGFTSEVEASQEENKEDYKRLEINSHERDLLAHAVYSEARGEPYKGQVAVAAVIINRVEDSRWPDNVEGVIFEPWAFTAVHDGQFWLQPNETAYDAVSDALKGWDPSEGATFYYNPVTATSEWIFTRTPITTIGKHVFAY, encoded by the coding sequence ATGTATTTTTCTAAAGGCCATTTAGGCTTTAGTAAGTTATCTAGGATCCTGGGAATCAGCCTATTGGCATTAGCCATAAGCTTGACTTTTATCTCAGGTTTCACAAGTGAGGTTGAAGCCAGTCAGGAGGAAAATAAAGAAGACTATAAAAGATTAGAGATCAACAGCCATGAACGAGACCTCTTGGCACATGCAGTATATAGTGAGGCTCGTGGTGAACCATACAAAGGCCAAGTTGCAGTAGCAGCAGTTATCATCAACCGCGTTGAAGACTCTAGATGGCCAGACAATGTTGAAGGGGTAATTTTTGAACCATGGGCATTTACAGCAGTACATGATGGACAATTTTGGTTACAACCTAATGAAACTGCTTATGATGCAGTCTCCGATGCATTAAAGGGCTGGGATCCCAGTGAAGGAGCAACTTTCTATTACAATCCTGTAACTGCTACTTCAGAATGGATTTTTACTAGAACACCAATTACTACAATTGGCAAACACGTATTTGCATACTAA
- a CDS encoding M20/M25/M40 family metallo-hydrolase produces MWLEDKNKLKELLDRLVKVPSISGTSKEQGVAEEIHKILSEIPYFQENKDLLHINKLPGDSLERSYVTALLKGKGNKTVILLHHHDVVDVQDYGNLKEYAFDTDTITSKMETFDLPSDARKDLESGEWLFGRGVMDMKAGAALQLALMHDYSQNIEDFDGNIVLVSVPDEENNSIGILSAVPHLNKLKEEHSLEYRSVIKSESHQPDDEGNSDIAIGSIGKILPFFYCFGKETHGGNPYGGLNSSLIFSQVESLMEFNTDFCDKFRGELTPPPVNLKLNDLRGVYNVTTPQVTVGYYNILTITSSPYDILQKMQKVAKQALDNAIKIYDNSFDSFEELAGEDGIDNSWGTSEKVSKNWDPKVYTFDELYNSAYQASGEQFLEAYNQAAKELKETAQDEREFSLQLVDKVHDYCPDRNPKIIVGFLPPFYPHVKNNRETDKENYMLEVVERLQQEGKDKHGIHFNVTEFFKGISDLSYFAVPESEDIAKYMNPNMPANNHVYNLPIEEISKLDVSVINVGPMGKDAHQYTERLHMPFFTEKAPKILEFTVNEILKN; encoded by the coding sequence ATGTGGCTCGAGGACAAGAATAAATTAAAAGAATTACTAGATCGGTTAGTAAAAGTACCTAGTATATCAGGGACCAGTAAAGAACAAGGTGTTGCAGAAGAAATTCATAAAATCTTATCAGAAATACCCTACTTCCAAGAAAATAAAGACCTACTTCATATTAATAAATTACCCGGCGATAGTTTAGAAAGATCCTACGTAACTGCCCTTTTAAAAGGTAAGGGCAATAAAACTGTTATTTTACTTCATCATCACGATGTAGTTGATGTTCAAGATTATGGGAATTTAAAAGAATATGCCTTTGATACCGATACAATCACTAGTAAAATGGAAACTTTTGACCTACCATCAGACGCAAGAAAAGACCTAGAGAGCGGTGAATGGTTATTTGGACGTGGTGTAATGGATATGAAAGCAGGAGCAGCATTACAACTAGCCCTAATGCACGATTACTCTCAAAATATAGAAGATTTTGATGGAAACATTGTACTTGTGTCAGTACCAGATGAAGAAAATAACTCCATCGGAATACTATCAGCAGTTCCCCATTTAAATAAGCTAAAAGAAGAACATAGTCTAGAATACAGATCTGTTATCAAAAGCGAAAGTCATCAACCTGATGATGAAGGAAATAGTGATATAGCTATCGGAAGTATTGGAAAGATCTTACCTTTCTTTTACTGCTTCGGAAAAGAAACTCACGGAGGTAATCCCTATGGAGGACTTAATTCTAGTTTAATATTTTCTCAAGTAGAATCATTAATGGAATTCAATACCGATTTTTGTGACAAATTTAGAGGAGAACTAACACCACCACCAGTTAATTTAAAGCTCAACGATTTACGAGGAGTATACAACGTAACAACTCCCCAAGTAACAGTAGGGTATTATAATATCCTAACAATTACATCAAGCCCTTATGATATCTTGCAAAAAATGCAAAAAGTAGCAAAACAGGCCTTAGATAATGCAATCAAGATTTATGATAACAGCTTTGACAGTTTTGAAGAGTTAGCAGGAGAGGATGGAATTGATAATTCTTGGGGAACAAGTGAAAAAGTCAGCAAAAATTGGGATCCAAAAGTTTACACTTTTGATGAACTATACAATTCTGCTTATCAGGCTTCGGGCGAACAATTCTTAGAAGCATATAATCAGGCTGCAAAAGAACTAAAAGAAACAGCTCAAGATGAGCGAGAGTTCTCTCTTCAACTAGTAGATAAAGTACACGACTACTGTCCTGATAGAAATCCTAAAATAATTGTAGGTTTTCTGCCACCTTTCTACCCCCATGTTAAGAACAACAGAGAAACGGACAAAGAAAATTATATGCTAGAAGTAGTAGAAAGACTACAACAAGAAGGGAAAGATAAACATGGAATTCATTTTAATGTGACAGAGTTTTTCAAAGGTATCAGCGATCTAAGTTACTTCGCGGTACCCGAAAGTGAAGATATTGCTAAGTATATGAATCCCAATATGCCAGCTAATAACCATGTTTACAATCTACCAATTGAAGAAATTAGTAAACTTGATGTATCAGTCATTAATGTAGGGCCCATGGGTAAAGATGCTCATCAATACACTGAACGACTGCATATGCCATTTTTCACTGAAAAAGCACCTAAAATTCTAGAATTTACTGTTAATGAAATACTAAAAAATTAA
- a CDS encoding ABC transporter ATP-binding protein → MSDGQRQSPILEVEQLSKYFQVSGGGLFGKKQQLQAVDNVNFKLYPGETLGIVGESGCGKSTTGNLMTRLLEPTKGKIYFEGEDFTALKGERLRERRKDMQMIFQDPFSSLNPRMKVFDIIAEPLKTHGMAKGEELRFQVYQLLSAVGLGKEYANRYPHEFSGGQRQRIGIARALALKPKLIICDEPVSALDVSIQSQILQLLKKLQKEYDLTYIFIGHGLPAVKYISDRIAVMYLGKLVELASSEELFRNPKHPYTKGLLSALPISDPELRNQKSEFMLEGDLPSPVNPPRGCSFHTRCPFSQEVCTKTAPPERTYYPATSDERLVTCHFPLEDYNQAI, encoded by the coding sequence ATGTCTGATGGCCAAAGACAAAGTCCTATTCTTGAAGTAGAGCAGTTGAGTAAATATTTTCAGGTTTCTGGTGGAGGATTATTTGGTAAAAAGCAACAGTTACAAGCAGTTGATAACGTAAATTTCAAATTGTATCCAGGGGAGACTTTGGGTATAGTGGGCGAATCTGGTTGTGGTAAATCAACTACGGGAAACCTTATGACAAGATTGTTAGAACCGACCAAGGGTAAAATTTATTTTGAGGGTGAAGATTTCACAGCTCTAAAAGGTGAGAGGCTCCGGGAACGAAGAAAAGATATGCAAATGATTTTTCAGGATCCCTTTTCATCACTAAACCCTAGAATGAAAGTTTTCGATATTATTGCCGAACCATTAAAAACTCATGGCATGGCCAAGGGTGAAGAATTGCGCTTTCAAGTATATCAACTTCTGTCAGCCGTTGGCCTGGGAAAGGAATATGCCAACCGCTATCCCCACGAATTTAGTGGTGGACAACGTCAACGGATTGGGATTGCCAGGGCTCTCGCATTAAAACCTAAATTGATAATATGTGATGAACCGGTATCTGCCTTGGATGTGTCTATTCAGTCTCAAATTTTGCAATTACTTAAGAAACTGCAAAAAGAGTACGATCTTACTTATATATTTATTGGTCACGGATTACCGGCAGTAAAATATATCAGTGATAGAATCGCAGTGATGTATTTAGGTAAACTCGTTGAACTAGCCAGTTCAGAAGAACTTTTTAGAAATCCTAAACATCCTTATACCAAAGGATTGCTATCGGCTTTACCTATATCAGACCCTGAGTTGCGCAATCAAAAAAGTGAATTCATGTTAGAAGGTGATTTGCCAAGTCCTGTAAATCCTCCTAGAGGATGTAGTTTTCACACTCGCTGTCCATTTTCCCAGGAAGTTTGCACCAAAACGGCTCCTCCGGAGCGGACTTATTACCCGGCCACTTCAGATGAGCGGTTAGTAACTTGTCATTTTCCCTTAGAAGATTATAATCAGGCCATTTAA
- a CDS encoding ABC transporter ATP-binding protein, with the protein MKSDPILKVDNLKTVFQNDRGTVTAVQDVSFQINAGESVAIVGESGCGKSVTALSIMDLIDTGGRVDSGKIKYCGKNLVTMNHEQKRQLRGREIAMIFQEPLSSLNPVLTVGRQITEPLIVHQNLNKDQAKEMALKMLERVKIPRPEKVFKQYPHSLSGGMRQRVMIAIALICNPRLLVCDEPTTALDVTIEAQILKLLKQLGEEFGTSIMMITHDLGVVAELADKVIVMYAGQVVEESDVFSLFKNPMHPYTKGLLNSTPTIDSGELASIEGTVPTPDKMPDGCRFHPRCPEAMEICNEASPEMVENQGHKVRCFQHHEVCKKVAI; encoded by the coding sequence TTGAAAAGTGACCCTATCTTGAAAGTGGACAACTTAAAGACTGTTTTTCAAAATGACAGAGGGACAGTGACTGCAGTTCAGGACGTTTCCTTTCAAATAAATGCTGGTGAGTCCGTAGCTATTGTTGGAGAATCGGGGTGTGGTAAAAGTGTGACAGCACTTTCAATTATGGATTTAATTGATACTGGAGGAAGAGTGGATTCGGGGAAAATTAAATATTGTGGAAAAAACTTAGTTACAATGAATCATGAACAAAAAAGACAGCTGCGTGGTAGAGAGATAGCTATGATTTTTCAAGAACCCCTTTCGTCATTGAATCCAGTATTGACGGTCGGTCGACAAATCACTGAGCCCCTTATTGTTCATCAAAATTTGAATAAAGATCAAGCCAAAGAGATGGCATTAAAAATGCTTGAAAGAGTAAAAATACCTAGGCCTGAAAAAGTATTTAAACAATATCCCCACTCTCTGAGTGGTGGTATGAGGCAACGTGTGATGATAGCTATAGCGTTAATCTGTAATCCAAGATTACTGGTTTGCGATGAACCCACCACTGCTTTAGACGTAACTATAGAAGCTCAAATTTTAAAGTTGTTAAAACAGTTGGGAGAGGAATTCGGTACGAGTATTATGATGATCACCCACGATTTGGGAGTGGTGGCTGAACTCGCTGATAAGGTCATAGTTATGTATGCCGGTCAGGTTGTAGAAGAGTCTGATGTATTTTCTCTTTTTAAAAATCCCATGCACCCTTATACTAAAGGATTGCTGAACAGTACTCCCACCATTGATAGTGGAGAATTGGCAAGCATCGAAGGTACTGTACCAACACCGGACAAGATGCCAGATGGCTGTCGTTTTCATCCCAGGTGCCCAGAAGCTATGGAAATTTGTAATGAAGCTTCTCCAGAAATGGTGGAAAATCAAGGTCACAAAGTTCGCTGTTTTCAACACCATGAAGTATGTAAAAAGGTGGCGATATAA
- a CDS encoding ABC transporter permease: MAQSTDINNSDHRENGSGIINSLQEKDYILWVRQLLKSKTGTVGLLIVLGVVLLAIFAPYITPHEPDAMNAAERLSPPSFIEGGSGEHILGTDNVGRDIFTRILYGTRISLFVGITSVVVAGIIGVTLGLIAGYFGGIVDNIIMRVVDAFLAIPNILLILVILAVFGPSLWTVIGVLGATNWVVYARMIRGEVLSVKEQEYVKASKTIGTKNTAIIFKHILPNVMSTFIVISTLRVATTIILEASLSFLGLGIQPPQVSWGGMLSDGRDYLATAWWISTFPGIAITITVLGIIFLGDWLRDVLDPKSQNA; this comes from the coding sequence ATGGCTCAAAGTACTGATATCAACAATTCAGATCACCGTGAAAATGGATCTGGAATCATCAATAGTTTACAAGAAAAAGATTATATTCTTTGGGTGAGACAGCTCTTAAAAAGTAAGACAGGTACTGTGGGTTTACTGATAGTTCTTGGAGTGGTCCTCCTTGCTATTTTTGCACCCTATATTACTCCCCATGAACCTGATGCAATGAATGCGGCTGAAAGGCTCTCACCTCCAAGTTTTATAGAGGGAGGGAGTGGAGAACACATTTTGGGTACTGATAATGTCGGTAGAGATATATTTACCAGAATTTTATATGGAACGAGAATATCATTGTTTGTGGGAATCACATCAGTGGTTGTGGCAGGTATTATCGGAGTCACCTTAGGACTAATAGCTGGTTACTTTGGAGGAATTGTTGACAATATAATTATGAGAGTTGTGGATGCTTTTTTAGCTATCCCCAACATCTTACTTATACTGGTAATACTTGCAGTCTTTGGGCCGAGCTTATGGACAGTTATCGGGGTTTTAGGAGCCACCAATTGGGTGGTTTATGCCAGAATGATCCGGGGCGAGGTTTTGAGCGTTAAAGAACAGGAATATGTAAAAGCCAGTAAAACCATTGGTACTAAAAATACAGCTATTATATTCAAGCATATTTTACCCAATGTTATGTCTACTTTTATTGTGATTTCGACTTTAAGAGTAGCAACTACTATAATCTTAGAAGCTTCATTGAGTTTTTTAGGACTGGGCATTCAGCCACCTCAAGTTTCCTGGGGTGGAATGTTAAGTGACGGTAGAGACTATCTTGCTACTGCATGGTGGATTTCCACTTTTCCCGGAATAGCCATAACGATTACAGTATTGGGAATCATTTTTTTGGGTGACTGGCTAAGAGATGTCTTGGACCCTAAAAGTCAAAATGCTTGA
- the nikB gene encoding nickel ABC transporter permease, producing the protein MVANYILRRILQLIPVIFIISFVVFCLVYVAGDPVTMMLPEEATQEEVEAMRESLGLNDPFMVQYGRFLINMLQGDFGESYRYNEQALPIVMSRIPATLELTVSAMVVATVIAVPLGIWSAVNKNSFLDIFVTGGAVLGKAMPNFWLGIMLILIFSVNLRIFPVSGRGTLLHLVLPAITLGTAIAADMARLIRSSMIEIMNQDYIKTAKSKGLKKPLIVYIHAFKNALIPVITIMALQVSILVGGTLITETVFAWPGLGQLLIQAVNTRDMAIVQAAVMIISFMVIIVNLLADILYGFVDPRINYS; encoded by the coding sequence ATGGTGGCTAATTATATTCTAAGAAGAATACTACAACTAATCCCTGTGATTTTTATAATTTCTTTTGTTGTATTTTGCCTGGTATACGTTGCTGGTGACCCTGTAACTATGATGCTGCCAGAAGAAGCAACCCAGGAAGAGGTAGAGGCCATGAGGGAATCTCTTGGCCTCAATGACCCTTTCATGGTTCAATATGGTCGCTTTCTTATTAATATGCTACAGGGAGACTTTGGCGAATCATATCGTTATAATGAACAGGCTTTACCTATTGTGATGTCCCGTATTCCTGCCACTTTGGAGTTAACGGTATCAGCCATGGTAGTAGCGACAGTAATTGCAGTGCCTTTAGGGATTTGGTCTGCAGTCAATAAAAATTCATTTTTAGATATTTTTGTAACAGGTGGAGCTGTCCTGGGAAAAGCTATGCCAAACTTTTGGTTAGGTATTATGTTGATTTTAATTTTTTCAGTTAATTTAAGGATATTTCCAGTATCTGGGCGGGGCACCTTGTTACATTTAGTCTTACCAGCTATTACTCTTGGTACAGCCATTGCAGCGGACATGGCCCGCCTAATTCGATCAAGTATGATTGAAATTATGAATCAAGATTATATTAAAACAGCTAAAAGTAAAGGGCTTAAAAAGCCGTTGATTGTCTATATTCACGCTTTTAAAAATGCATTGATACCTGTAATAACTATTATGGCCCTTCAAGTTTCGATTCTGGTTGGGGGAACTTTGATTACTGAAACGGTATTTGCCTGGCCGGGTCTTGGACAACTATTAATCCAAGCTGTTAATACCAGAGATATGGCAATTGTTCAGGCAGCAGTTATGATAATTTCTTTTATGGTCATAATCGTGAATTTATTGGCAGATATTTTATACGGATTTGTTGATCCAAGGATAAATTACAGTTAA
- a CDS encoding ABC transporter substrate-binding protein — translation MIQKLKKLAIVTTCSALILTACGGEVDEEAGGKNDEQGSKEEALEVEYEDRLTIGMGTDMVTFDIHDHNNTSTEAVHINIFDYLFRQEDGEIQSELVSKHEIIDDETWKFKLKEGVKFHNGDELTSKDVQFTFHRVIEDSSLTEHSNYNQISEVEVINDYEFYIHTEDPEPALLNRISRMGSGILPKDYIEEEGWDHFLDSPIGSGPYEFVEWERDNRVVLNPFEDYYGDYDSPWEEVVYRVIPEDSTRVSELLTGGVDLAVNVPPTDWDRVDDNQGTLISTGDSNRVMLLILNHEEGRPTEEQKVREAIDYAIDNEALTESILDGQGTPVRTRVTPGNTGYNEELYDDYRYDPDYSRELLEEAGYSDGVELKFHAPQGRYLMDSDVSEMITGMLAEVGINADLNLLEFSQFADKYLGNENEDLMFLGLSNSMFDAAHALRNFHSEQNTERTYYENERVDELLEKAESNMDFEERKEQYQEVQEIVAEELPYVYLYQQKDSYGINNRIDFEPRLDEMIYIPEIGKTD, via the coding sequence ATGATTCAAAAACTAAAGAAACTCGCAATAGTAACTACCTGCTCGGCTTTAATATTGACAGCTTGTGGTGGTGAAGTTGATGAAGAAGCTGGTGGAAAAAACGATGAGCAAGGCAGTAAGGAAGAAGCACTCGAGGTTGAATATGAGGATAGATTGACAATTGGTATGGGTACCGACATGGTTACTTTTGATATCCATGACCATAACAACACCTCGACAGAAGCTGTTCATATCAATATTTTTGATTATTTGTTTCGACAAGAAGATGGTGAAATACAGTCTGAATTAGTTTCAAAGCATGAGATTATAGATGATGAAACGTGGAAATTTAAATTAAAGGAAGGCGTAAAATTTCACAATGGAGACGAGTTGACTTCAAAAGATGTCCAATTCACCTTTCACAGGGTGATAGAAGACAGTTCTTTAACGGAACACTCGAATTACAATCAAATTTCAGAAGTGGAAGTTATTAATGATTACGAATTTTATATTCATACAGAAGATCCTGAACCGGCCCTACTTAACCGGATTTCTCGGATGGGTTCAGGAATTTTACCAAAGGACTATATTGAAGAAGAGGGCTGGGATCACTTTTTAGACAGTCCTATTGGCTCAGGTCCCTATGAATTTGTTGAATGGGAACGGGATAATCGTGTTGTACTAAATCCCTTTGAAGACTATTATGGTGACTATGATTCTCCTTGGGAAGAAGTGGTTTACCGAGTAATACCTGAAGATTCTACCAGGGTTTCCGAGTTGTTAACAGGGGGAGTAGATTTAGCGGTGAATGTTCCTCCTACTGACTGGGATAGGGTTGATGATAATCAGGGGACTCTAATATCGACAGGTGACTCCAATAGAGTTATGCTGTTAATCTTAAATCACGAAGAAGGACGACCTACTGAAGAGCAAAAGGTGAGGGAAGCTATTGACTATGCCATTGATAATGAAGCACTCACTGAATCTATTCTAGACGGTCAGGGGACTCCAGTCAGAACAAGGGTTACTCCAGGTAACACCGGTTATAATGAAGAGTTATACGACGATTATCGTTATGATCCCGACTATTCTAGAGAACTGCTTGAAGAAGCTGGATACAGCGATGGTGTTGAACTAAAGTTTCATGCGCCTCAAGGGCGATATTTGATGGATAGCGATGTTTCAGAAATGATTACAGGTATGTTAGCAGAAGTGGGAATAAATGCTGATTTAAACCTGCTTGAATTCAGTCAATTTGCCGACAAGTATCTGGGAAATGAAAATGAGGATTTAATGTTCTTAGGATTGTCTAATTCCATGTTTGATGCTGCCCATGCTCTTAGAAATTTCCATTCAGAACAAAATACTGAGAGGACCTATTATGAAAATGAGCGAGTAGACGAGCTGTTAGAAAAAGCCGAATCTAACATGGATTTTGAAGAACGAAAAGAACAATATCAAGAAGTTCAAGAAATTGTTGCAGAAGAATTACCTTATGTTTACTTGTATCAACAAAAGGATAGTTACGGTATAAACAATCGAATTGACTTCGAACCCCGTTTGGATGAAATGATTTACATTCCGGAAATTGGTAAAACAGACTAG
- a CDS encoding M20 metallopeptidase family protein has protein sequence MNQLISESTQIKDSLIQWRRDIHSYPELGMQEEKTSNLVQEKIYSMGIEPKNGVGKTGVLGLIEGENPGPTIGLRADMDALNMNDEKNVSYASEISGMAHSCGHDAHTAMLLGAAWILKNNPPKYGNVKLIFQPGEEGFFGAKKMIEDGALEEPKVDAIGGLHVNTTIPTGSIMYAESQVCAAADFIEIEIIGQGGHAAHPHLTKDPVPVAGEVLSSLQRIISRNVDPLDSGVITIGQIHGGSANNIIPESVKLGGTVRTLNPEIRNNMEARIESVVSGITQAHGLDYKFKYTYMYPSVNNADQMVDLLAKTSHDLLGKENVLVTKPSMGGEDFSFFTERVPGVFFRLGVRNEEKGITYPGHHPLFDIDEEALPIGSAIMAGLALNYLNQ, from the coding sequence ATGAATCAATTGATATCAGAGTCTACTCAAATAAAGGATTCGCTAATTCAATGGAGACGTGATATTCATAGTTATCCTGAACTAGGGATGCAAGAAGAAAAAACATCTAATCTGGTACAGGAAAAAATATATTCCATGGGTATTGAACCAAAAAATGGTGTAGGAAAAACTGGAGTTTTAGGTTTAATTGAAGGGGAAAATCCTGGGCCTACTATTGGATTACGTGCTGATATGGATGCATTGAATATGAATGATGAAAAAAATGTGTCTTATGCTTCTGAAATCAGCGGTATGGCCCATTCTTGCGGGCATGACGCTCATACAGCTATGTTGCTCGGGGCAGCTTGGATTTTAAAGAATAACCCACCCAAATATGGGAATGTTAAGTTGATTTTCCAACCTGGTGAAGAAGGATTTTTTGGAGCCAAGAAGATGATCGAAGATGGTGCTCTTGAAGAACCTAAAGTGGATGCAATAGGTGGATTACATGTAAACACTACAATTCCAACTGGTAGTATTATGTATGCTGAAAGTCAAGTTTGTGCCGCTGCAGATTTTATTGAAATTGAGATTATTGGTCAAGGGGGACATGCAGCTCATCCACACTTGACAAAAGATCCAGTACCCGTAGCAGGTGAAGTTTTATCATCATTACAGAGAATTATTAGCAGGAATGTGGATCCCTTGGACTCTGGGGTGATTACCATAGGACAAATACATGGTGGCAGTGCCAATAATATTATCCCTGAATCAGTCAAACTTGGGGGGACAGTTAGAACTTTAAATCCAGAAATAAGAAATAACATGGAAGCAAGAATAGAGTCCGTGGTATCAGGTATTACCCAGGCCCACGGCTTGGATTACAAGTTTAAGTACACCTATATGTATCCTTCTGTAAATAATGCTGATCAAATGGTGGATTTATTGGCTAAAACTTCCCACGACCTCTTAGGTAAAGAAAATGTTTTAGTAACTAAGCCTAGTATGGGTGGAGAAGACTTTTCATTTTTTACCGAGCGAGTACCTGGAGTGTTTTTTCGTTTAGGAGTTAGAAATGAAGAAAAGGGAATTACTTATCCTGGGCATCATCCATTATTTGATATTGACGAAGAAGCATTGCCTATAGGTTCTGCTATTATGGCAGGGCTCGCATTAAATTACTTAAACCAATAA